In Coccidioides posadasii str. Silveira chromosome 4, complete sequence, one genomic interval encodes:
- the RAD51 gene encoding recombinase rad51 (EggNog:ENOG410PFFB~COG:L~BUSCO:8655at33183), with product MGAEAELDGYEDGDCHAPGAPTPLSALEGVNGLTARDIKLLIDGGYHTVEAVAYTPKRMLEQIKGISEQKAAKILAEATKIVPMGFTTATEMHARRADLICITTGSRQLDTLLAGGVETGSITEIFGEFRTGKSQICHTLAVTCQLPFDMGGGEGKCLYIDTEGTFRPVRLLAVAQRYGLAGEEVLDNVAYARAYNSDHQLQLLNQASQMMCETRFSLLVVDSATSLYRTDFSGRGELSSRQTHLARFMRTLQRLADEFGVAVVITNQVVAQVEGGPSAMFNPDPKKPIGGNIIAHASTTRLSLKKGRGETRICKIYDSPCLPESDCLFAINEDGIGDPSPKDLEKDE from the exons ATGGGGGCGGAAGCTGAACTTGATGGTTATGAAGATGGGGATTGCCATGCCCCTGGAGCACCCACTCCACTTTCTGCTCTTGAG GGAGTGAATGGTCTTACTGCACGAGATATCAAATTGTTGATCGATGGAGGGTATCATACAGTCGAGGCCGTGGCATACAC ACCAAAGAGAATGCTGGAGCAAATCAAAGGAATATCAGAGCAGAAGGCTGCTAAAATATTAGCAGAAG caacaaagattgttcccATGGGATTTACGACAGCAACAGAAATGCATGCTCGAAGAGCTGATTTGATATGCATCACTACAGGTTCTAGACAACTTGACACGTTACTTGCCGGGGGGGTAGAAACTGGCTCGATAACAGAAATCTTTGGTGAATTTCGGACAGGAAAGAGCCAAATTTGTCATACATTGGCTGTTACATGCCAACTGCCCTTTGACATGGGTGGAGGGGAAGGCAAATGCTTGTACATCGACACCGAAGGAACCTTTCGCCCAGTTCGCCTTTTGGCGGTAGCACAGCGCTACGGCCTGGCTGGAGAAGAGGTGCTCGATAATGTTGCCTATGCTCGAGCATATAATTCTGATCATCAACTTCAACTACTCAACCAGGCTTCTCAGATGATGTGTGAGACCAGGTTCTCGCTCCTAGTTGTGGATTCAGCGACATCGCTGTACAGAACAGATTTCAGTGGGAGAGGAGAACTTTCATCGCGGCAGACTCATCTCGCTCGGTTTATGCGAACATTGCAGCGCCTGGCTGATGAATTCGGAGTTGCTGTCGTTATCACCAATCAGGTCGTTGCCCAAGTTGAAGGCGGTCCGAGTGCGATGTTTAATCCTGACCCGAAAAAGCCCATTGGAGGAAATATAATAGCACATGCAAGCACAACCCGTTTAAGCCTtaaaaaaggaagaggagaaaCTAGGATTTGTAAGATTTATGATAGCCCATGTTTGCCAGAAAGTGATTGTTTATTTGCAATCAATGAGGATGGAATCGGGGATCCAAGTCCTAAAGATCTTGAAAAAGATGAATAA